A region from the Aphis gossypii isolate Hap1 chromosome 1, ASM2018417v2, whole genome shotgun sequence genome encodes:
- the LOC114122470 gene encoding nuclear pore complex protein Nup214-like isoform X1, whose translation MSTHVKGTCVDVMDFKCSAFCNLRVFNEGHQFDKYAAMIISSNRFGITIVASPNQLCLISMKHVRHLVGDFGVEKNTLTDFLRREIELDYSPNFLDLSCDEEYIAVAGILNSKTSITIYNVEDLISKNYPSPSVFVELAATQDSHVIDMSWNPGVKNSLACCLSDGSLHIIDLKDGGTYSIVSLPPQSSTLCLSWSPKGKQIIIGSSNGSLTQYKPELKAMKQYLPPADVTGNVKPIKIKWISNFQFAVVYDFVENLDNQLNLYILNTPKNAPVEFINFEQYVVMNSEQYRLNQYYTIFQQNWNLLFVASSNCTEIGVMGINNENQWQCWMLETRPELPYRLDKQMYPIGMSLDLSSQMKIKQLSKSNEEIFLDPMPVLCVLSSDGLLFMYHIENQLTDYKNICKLPTEISDNIVSQLFTTNSKIKNEVIEQTSVTEIVEQEDEINAIDEKARGDHNESVLASYLETSTTSEVEQPQILGTPTISVVKPNIPEVSTETVAPVQNISSQTNLSDKNTSTDEIVSQAMFKEVLEDVQIFQIELEETLKLSLNTSKLKIGDEKDKEILMKKWSSLDSFFKELNETNRSQWMESKALQKAVLDSIAWVEDSKSRIFFLKNPKFKCLLRNDSDEPFSKTLFDNIERTLYYIETQLTHVDDQLKARYDSYNPNNKELKIPCLETIYKSLVVNTNIVNKLKEKINYLYSTVEEMKYRTFKKLSLAPDVVQNTSKLHESRDVGLSKLSEQLLKITLDKDGVSAINSYNVAKKYSVLSANQRALSDSKVNKLQEWLKDFKTRRTKITRAQFANIDLSRPMCSTPLKSASKPRVHEKNIDFVPFVSTIPQPSTLLNKNYNTSERNITNINLQSTSQLNSTQFQKPTTQQMNAGIPISVVPSTPGFTLGSKPLPTNTVWNPMDNSSTPKPVAPNKFDFKGFTKDPIVFSTAKTGPLFANNVTSTTISNKDPVDFSLKTSTATPLNFSNSTNIVSTKSTLDVISGTKEVKDKIPSFNFSNVSTAKSEKSIPKFNGTSTFNFADSIKNKMDNLNNMPISTLSFEAPKPSVTSSIFSGFSTENKSKNSQETAPEKDATAFKFNSKPDTASISSFSFTTPKDNISKSTDSETKSFISIPTTTVTASFSFSLPPKTNPIVISEPVDSASVSSSFGIVKTAPDFSTASATVESTVTETTSQVSESPTPIISEPVTPENEESPKFPVTASNAQIFEIPSTSVSIFTAPIKSTSNTSIFGNSTTTVSQATIFSSPTVTSASSVFNTPTTTSSPTIFSTPTNTTCAPSIFSTPTSTTIAPTIFGATTNTTNASIFRSPTNTSMAPSIFSASSTTTSSSIFGNSIKSTSSIFGTPSTTTVSSMFGSVTTTNTTSGFGSTAQTTFGAPTTTSSSIFGNPAAPATTSSSIFGSPAAPATTGSSIFGSPAAPATTGSSIFGSPVTPATTSSSIFGSPAAPATTNTSIFGNPAAPTSSGSIFGSASTNTSSVFGAPVTTSTTSSIFGSPSTTAASSGLFGSVAAAANQSSFGQPTLGFSSPGSAFGNMSLFGQSACSPSQPANSFAPAANPFAVNKTPSSTPSLFSNQKSVFGQPPASTPNSGFGVPNSGFGATTNTGFGSPAMVGQSNNLGFGSPPMFGSMGSTTSGFNQTPVFGGAATFGSTAPTFGQNAGNFGFGSAAQQPSTAFASLANQNTSPSFGNIAQNQNTGFASPTTPGFGQPQQTSPFKPQGATFGGTSFSSWR comes from the exons ATGAGTACACACGTTAAAGGAACATGTGTTGATGTTATG gatTTTAAGTGTTCGGCATTCTGCAATCTTCGGGTTTTCAATGAAGGACAccaatttgataaatatgctGCCATGATCATCAGTTCTAACCGATTTGGGATAACAATTGTTGCTTCTCCCAATCAGCTTTgtt tgaTTTCAATGAAACATGTTCGTCATCTAGTTGGTGATTTTggtgttgaaaaaaatacattaacagATTTTTTAAGACGTGAAATTGAATTAGATTACTCCCCAAACTTTTTGGATCTTAGCTGTGATGAAGAGTATATAGCAGTTGCAGgaattttgaattcaaaaacCTCTATAACTATTTACAATGTTGaagatttaatttcaaaa aatTATCCATCTCCGTCAGTATTTGTTGAACTTGCAGCTACTCAGGACTCACATGTAATAGATATGTCATGGAATCCTGGTGTAAAAAATTCTTTGGCCTGTTGTTTGTCTGACGGatctttacatattatagactTAAAAGATGGTGGAACTTATAGTATTGTCAGTTTACCACCACAATCAAGTACACT atgtttGAGCTGGAGCCCTAaaggaaaacaaataataataggcagTTCAAATGGGTCTTTGACACAGTATAAACCTGAACTCAAAGCTATGAAGCAGTATTTACCACCAGCTGATGTAACGGGAAATGTAAAacctatcaaaataaaatggatatcaaattttcaatttgcaGTTGTCTATGATTTTGTGGAAAATTTAGATAATCAACTaa ATCTTTACATTCTCAATACACCGAAAAATGCACCAGTggaatttatcaattttgaaCAATATGTTGTAATGAATTCTGAACAGTAtagattaaatcaatattatacaatatttcaacaaaattg GAATCTTTTGTTTGTCGCTTCTTCAAATTGTACAGAAATTGGTGTAATgggaataaataatgaaaatcaatGGCAATGTTGGATGTTAGAAACAAGACCAGAGTTACCATATAGACTTGACAAACAAATGTATCCTATAGGAATGTCATTAGATCTTTCTtctcaaatgaaaataaaacaat TATCTAAATCAAATGAAGAAATATTTCTTGACCCAATGCCagtattatgtgttttatcaAGTGAtggtttattgtttatgtatcatattgaaaatcagttaactgattacaaaaatatatgtaaattaccAACAGAAATATCGGATAATATAGTATCTCAACTATTTACTACCAATTCTAAAATA aaaaatgaagTAATTGAACAAACAAGTGTGACTGAAATAGTAGAGCAAGAAGATGAAATAAATGCcat tGATGAAAAAGCTAGAGGAGATCATAACGAATCAGTGCTTGCAAGCTATTTAGAAACATCTACTACCTCTGAAGTTGAACAACCACAAATAT taggtaCACCAACAATTTCAGTAGTTAAACCAAATATTCCTGAAGTATCTACTGAAACTGTTGCACCTGtgcaaaatatttcaagtcaAACAAATCTTTCtgataaaaatacatcaacAGATGAAATTGTAAGTCAAGCCATGTTTAAAGAAGTGTTGGAAgatgtacaaatatttcaaatagaaTTAGAGGAAACCttgaaattatcattaaatactaGTAAACTTAAG attggTGATGAAAAAGATAAAGAAATACTTATGAAAAAATGGTCATCATTAGACTCGTTTTTCAAAGAATTAAATGAGACCAATCGCTCACAGTGGATGGAAAGTAAAGCTCTTCAAAAAGCAGTGTTAGACTCTATTGCTTGGGTCGAGGACTCAAAGTCTcgtatattctttttaaaaaatccaaa atTTAAATGTCTATTAAGAAATGATAGTGATGAGCCATTTAGTAAAACACTGTTTGACAATATAGAACGCACGTTATACTACATTGAAACTCAATTAACACATGTTGATGATCAATTGAAAGCTAGATATGATAGTTATAATCCAAACAATAA ggaATTGAAAATACCTTGTTtggaaactatttataaatcattggtCGTAAACACAAATATAGTGAATAAACTAAAggaaaagataaattatttgtatagtacAGTAGAAGAAATGAAATatagaacatttaaaaaattgtcgtTGGCACCTGATGTTGTGCAAAATACTTCGAAATTACATGAGTCCCG TGATGTTGGCTTATCAAAACTTTCAGaacaattgttaaaaattactttagaCAAAGACGGTGTGTCTGctattaattcttataatgTTGCTAAAAAGTACTCTGTATTATCAGCAAATCAAAGAGCACTATCAGATTCTAAAGTTAATAAACTTCAAGAATGGTTgaaagattttaaaacaagGCGCACAAAAATAACTAGAGCTCAATTTGCAAATATAGATCTTAGCAGACCAATGTGTAGTACTCCATTAAAATCTGCATCAAAACCAAGAGTGcatgaaaaaaacattgattttgtACCTTTTGTGTCTACTATACCACAACCTTCTACATTATTgaacaaaaactataatacgaGCGAacgtaatattacaaatattaatttacaatcaaCATCACAACTTAATTCAACACAATTTCAAAAACCAACCACACAACAAATGAATGCAGGAATCCCAATATCTGTAGTTCCTAGTACTCCAGGATTTACATTAGGATCTAAACCTTTGCCAACAAATACTGTCTGGAACCCAATGGATAATTCATCAACTCCTAAACCAGTTGCaccaaataaatttgattttaaaggtTTCACTAAAGACCCTATTGTTTTTAGCACCGCTAAAACTGGTCcattatttgcaaataatgTGACTTCTACTACCATTTCTAATAAAGATCCTGtagattttagtttaaaaacgtCAACAGCTACACCTTTAAATTTCAGTAATTCCACTAATATTGTTTCCACTAAGTCTACATTAGATGTTATTTCGGGAACAAAAGAAGTAAAAGACAAAATaccatcatttaatttttccaatgTGTCTACAGCAAAATCAGAAAAATCTATACCAAAATTTAATGGCACATCAACCTTTAATTTTGCtgattctattaaaaataaaatggataaTCTGAATAATATGCCAATATCTACATTAAGTTTTGAAGCACCAAAACCTTCAGTAACttcaagtattttttctgGATTTAgtactgaaaataaatcaaagaaTAGCCAAGAAACGGCTCCAGAAAAAGATGCAACTGCCTTCAAGTTTAATTCAAAACCAGATACAGCATCAATTTCATCATTCAGTTTTACCACACCcaaagataatatttcaaaatctacAGACTCAGAAACTAAATCTTTTATTTCTATTCCAACTACCACAGTGACTGCGTCATTTAGTTTTTCATTACCGCCCAAAACAAATCCTATAGTAATTAGTGAGCCTGTAGATTCTGCCTCAGTATCTTCCAGCTTTGGAATTGTTAAAACTGCACCTGATTTTTCTACTGCATCAGCAACTGTAGAGAGCACAGTTACTGAAACTACTTCCCAAGTCTCAGAAAGTCCTACTCCAATAATATCTGAACCAGTCACTCCAGAAAATGAAGAGTCTCCTAAATTTCCAGTTACTGCCAGCAATGcacaaatttttgaaattccaTCAACAAGTGTTTCCATTTTTACTGCACCTATTAAATCAACTAGTAATACAAGCATTTTTGGAAATTCAACAACAACAGTAAGTCAAGCAACAATTTTCAGCAGCCCTACTGTTACAAGTGCTTCTTCAGTTTTCAATACCCCTACAACTACAAGTTCCCCAACAATTTTTAGTACACCCACAAATACAACTTGTGCGCCTTCAATATTTAGTACTCCTACAAGTACAACTATTGCTCCTACTATTTTTGGTGCTACTACAAACACAACCAATGCTTCGATATTTAGATCACCAACCAATACAAGTATGGCTCCTTCAATTTTTAGTGCATCGTCTACTACAACCTCATCATCAATCTTTGGAAACTCAATTAAAAGCACTTCATCTATATTTGGAACACCATCTACAACTACTGTGTCTTCTATGTTTGGATCAGTTACAACGACAAATACTACAAGTGGTTTTGGATCCACAGCTCAGACAACTTTTGGTGCTCCTACTACAACAAGTTCTTCAATATTTGGTAATCCAGCTGCTCCTGCTACCACAAGTTCTTCGATATTTGGTAGTCCAGCTGCTCCTGCTACAACAGGTTCTTCAATATTTGGTAGTCCAGCTGCTCCTGCTACAACAGGTTCTTCAATATTTGGTAGTCCAGTTACTCCAGCTACAACAAGTTCTTCAATATTTGGTAGTCCAGCTGCTCCTGCTACAAcaaatacttcaatatttgGTAATCCAGCTGCTCCTACATCATCTGGTTCAATATTTGGTTCAGCATCCACAAACACTTCATCTGTTTTTGGAGCACCAGTTACAACTAGTACAACATCTTCTATTTTTGGATCTCCTTCAACAACAGCTGCATCTAGTGGATTATTTGGATCAGTAGCTGCTGCAGCTAACCAATCATCATTTGGTCAGCCTACATTAGGATTTAGTTCTCCTGGATCAGCATTTGGCAATATGTCTCTTTTTGGCCAATCAGCATGTAGTCCATCACAACCAGCAAATAGCTTTGCCCCTGCTGCTAATCCTTTTGCTGTTAACAAAACTCCATCAAGTACACCATCATTGTTTTCTAACCAAAAATCTGTATTTGGTCAACCACCAGCAAG TACACCTAATTCAGGCTTTGGAGTACCTAATTCAGGATTTGGTGCTACTACCAATACTGGATTTGGTAGTCCTGCTATGGTTGgtcaatcaaataatttaggtTTTGGATCTCCCCCAATGTTTGGTAGTAtgg
- the LOC114122470 gene encoding nuclear pore complex protein Nup214-like isoform X2, with the protein MSTHVKGTCVDVMDFKCSAFCNLRVFNEGHQFDKYAAMIISSNRFGITIVASPNQLCLISMKHVRHLVGDFGVEKNTLTDFLRREIELDYSPNFLDLSCDEEYIAVAGILNSKTSITIYNVEDLISKNYPSPSVFVELAATQDSHVIDMSWNPGVKNSLACCLSDGSLHIIDLKDGGTYSIVSLPPQSSTLCLSWSPKGKQIIIGSSNGSLTQYKPELKAMKQYLPPADVTGNVKPIKIKWISNFQFAVVYDFVENLDNQLNLYILNTPKNAPVEFINFEQYVVMNSEQYRLNQYYTIFQQNWNLLFVASSNCTEIGVMGINNENQWQCWMLETRPELPYRLDKQMYPIGMSLDLSSQMKIKQLSKSNEEIFLDPMPVLCVLSSDGLLFMYHIENQLTDYKNICKLPTEISDNIVSQLFTTNSKIKNEVIEQTSVTEIVEQEDEINAIDEKARGDHNESVLASYLETSTTSEVEQPQICTPTISVVKPNIPEVSTETVAPVQNISSQTNLSDKNTSTDEIVSQAMFKEVLEDVQIFQIELEETLKLSLNTSKLKIGDEKDKEILMKKWSSLDSFFKELNETNRSQWMESKALQKAVLDSIAWVEDSKSRIFFLKNPKFKCLLRNDSDEPFSKTLFDNIERTLYYIETQLTHVDDQLKARYDSYNPNNKELKIPCLETIYKSLVVNTNIVNKLKEKINYLYSTVEEMKYRTFKKLSLAPDVVQNTSKLHESRDVGLSKLSEQLLKITLDKDGVSAINSYNVAKKYSVLSANQRALSDSKVNKLQEWLKDFKTRRTKITRAQFANIDLSRPMCSTPLKSASKPRVHEKNIDFVPFVSTIPQPSTLLNKNYNTSERNITNINLQSTSQLNSTQFQKPTTQQMNAGIPISVVPSTPGFTLGSKPLPTNTVWNPMDNSSTPKPVAPNKFDFKGFTKDPIVFSTAKTGPLFANNVTSTTISNKDPVDFSLKTSTATPLNFSNSTNIVSTKSTLDVISGTKEVKDKIPSFNFSNVSTAKSEKSIPKFNGTSTFNFADSIKNKMDNLNNMPISTLSFEAPKPSVTSSIFSGFSTENKSKNSQETAPEKDATAFKFNSKPDTASISSFSFTTPKDNISKSTDSETKSFISIPTTTVTASFSFSLPPKTNPIVISEPVDSASVSSSFGIVKTAPDFSTASATVESTVTETTSQVSESPTPIISEPVTPENEESPKFPVTASNAQIFEIPSTSVSIFTAPIKSTSNTSIFGNSTTTVSQATIFSSPTVTSASSVFNTPTTTSSPTIFSTPTNTTCAPSIFSTPTSTTIAPTIFGATTNTTNASIFRSPTNTSMAPSIFSASSTTTSSSIFGNSIKSTSSIFGTPSTTTVSSMFGSVTTTNTTSGFGSTAQTTFGAPTTTSSSIFGNPAAPATTSSSIFGSPAAPATTGSSIFGSPAAPATTGSSIFGSPVTPATTSSSIFGSPAAPATTNTSIFGNPAAPTSSGSIFGSASTNTSSVFGAPVTTSTTSSIFGSPSTTAASSGLFGSVAAAANQSSFGQPTLGFSSPGSAFGNMSLFGQSACSPSQPANSFAPAANPFAVNKTPSSTPSLFSNQKSVFGQPPASTPNSGFGVPNSGFGATTNTGFGSPAMVGQSNNLGFGSPPMFGSMGSTTSGFNQTPVFGGAATFGSTAPTFGQNAGNFGFGSAAQQPSTAFASLANQNTSPSFGNIAQNQNTGFASPTTPGFGQPQQTSPFKPQGATFGGTSFSSWR; encoded by the exons ATGAGTACACACGTTAAAGGAACATGTGTTGATGTTATG gatTTTAAGTGTTCGGCATTCTGCAATCTTCGGGTTTTCAATGAAGGACAccaatttgataaatatgctGCCATGATCATCAGTTCTAACCGATTTGGGATAACAATTGTTGCTTCTCCCAATCAGCTTTgtt tgaTTTCAATGAAACATGTTCGTCATCTAGTTGGTGATTTTggtgttgaaaaaaatacattaacagATTTTTTAAGACGTGAAATTGAATTAGATTACTCCCCAAACTTTTTGGATCTTAGCTGTGATGAAGAGTATATAGCAGTTGCAGgaattttgaattcaaaaacCTCTATAACTATTTACAATGTTGaagatttaatttcaaaa aatTATCCATCTCCGTCAGTATTTGTTGAACTTGCAGCTACTCAGGACTCACATGTAATAGATATGTCATGGAATCCTGGTGTAAAAAATTCTTTGGCCTGTTGTTTGTCTGACGGatctttacatattatagactTAAAAGATGGTGGAACTTATAGTATTGTCAGTTTACCACCACAATCAAGTACACT atgtttGAGCTGGAGCCCTAaaggaaaacaaataataataggcagTTCAAATGGGTCTTTGACACAGTATAAACCTGAACTCAAAGCTATGAAGCAGTATTTACCACCAGCTGATGTAACGGGAAATGTAAAacctatcaaaataaaatggatatcaaattttcaatttgcaGTTGTCTATGATTTTGTGGAAAATTTAGATAATCAACTaa ATCTTTACATTCTCAATACACCGAAAAATGCACCAGTggaatttatcaattttgaaCAATATGTTGTAATGAATTCTGAACAGTAtagattaaatcaatattatacaatatttcaacaaaattg GAATCTTTTGTTTGTCGCTTCTTCAAATTGTACAGAAATTGGTGTAATgggaataaataatgaaaatcaatGGCAATGTTGGATGTTAGAAACAAGACCAGAGTTACCATATAGACTTGACAAACAAATGTATCCTATAGGAATGTCATTAGATCTTTCTtctcaaatgaaaataaaacaat TATCTAAATCAAATGAAGAAATATTTCTTGACCCAATGCCagtattatgtgttttatcaAGTGAtggtttattgtttatgtatcatattgaaaatcagttaactgattacaaaaatatatgtaaattaccAACAGAAATATCGGATAATATAGTATCTCAACTATTTACTACCAATTCTAAAATA aaaaatgaagTAATTGAACAAACAAGTGTGACTGAAATAGTAGAGCAAGAAGATGAAATAAATGCcat tGATGAAAAAGCTAGAGGAGATCATAACGAATCAGTGCTTGCAAGCTATTTAGAAACATCTACTACCTCTGAAGTTGAACAACCACAAATAT gtaCACCAACAATTTCAGTAGTTAAACCAAATATTCCTGAAGTATCTACTGAAACTGTTGCACCTGtgcaaaatatttcaagtcaAACAAATCTTTCtgataaaaatacatcaacAGATGAAATTGTAAGTCAAGCCATGTTTAAAGAAGTGTTGGAAgatgtacaaatatttcaaatagaaTTAGAGGAAACCttgaaattatcattaaatactaGTAAACTTAAG attggTGATGAAAAAGATAAAGAAATACTTATGAAAAAATGGTCATCATTAGACTCGTTTTTCAAAGAATTAAATGAGACCAATCGCTCACAGTGGATGGAAAGTAAAGCTCTTCAAAAAGCAGTGTTAGACTCTATTGCTTGGGTCGAGGACTCAAAGTCTcgtatattctttttaaaaaatccaaa atTTAAATGTCTATTAAGAAATGATAGTGATGAGCCATTTAGTAAAACACTGTTTGACAATATAGAACGCACGTTATACTACATTGAAACTCAATTAACACATGTTGATGATCAATTGAAAGCTAGATATGATAGTTATAATCCAAACAATAA ggaATTGAAAATACCTTGTTtggaaactatttataaatcattggtCGTAAACACAAATATAGTGAATAAACTAAAggaaaagataaattatttgtatagtacAGTAGAAGAAATGAAATatagaacatttaaaaaattgtcgtTGGCACCTGATGTTGTGCAAAATACTTCGAAATTACATGAGTCCCG TGATGTTGGCTTATCAAAACTTTCAGaacaattgttaaaaattactttagaCAAAGACGGTGTGTCTGctattaattcttataatgTTGCTAAAAAGTACTCTGTATTATCAGCAAATCAAAGAGCACTATCAGATTCTAAAGTTAATAAACTTCAAGAATGGTTgaaagattttaaaacaagGCGCACAAAAATAACTAGAGCTCAATTTGCAAATATAGATCTTAGCAGACCAATGTGTAGTACTCCATTAAAATCTGCATCAAAACCAAGAGTGcatgaaaaaaacattgattttgtACCTTTTGTGTCTACTATACCACAACCTTCTACATTATTgaacaaaaactataatacgaGCGAacgtaatattacaaatattaatttacaatcaaCATCACAACTTAATTCAACACAATTTCAAAAACCAACCACACAACAAATGAATGCAGGAATCCCAATATCTGTAGTTCCTAGTACTCCAGGATTTACATTAGGATCTAAACCTTTGCCAACAAATACTGTCTGGAACCCAATGGATAATTCATCAACTCCTAAACCAGTTGCaccaaataaatttgattttaaaggtTTCACTAAAGACCCTATTGTTTTTAGCACCGCTAAAACTGGTCcattatttgcaaataatgTGACTTCTACTACCATTTCTAATAAAGATCCTGtagattttagtttaaaaacgtCAACAGCTACACCTTTAAATTTCAGTAATTCCACTAATATTGTTTCCACTAAGTCTACATTAGATGTTATTTCGGGAACAAAAGAAGTAAAAGACAAAATaccatcatttaatttttccaatgTGTCTACAGCAAAATCAGAAAAATCTATACCAAAATTTAATGGCACATCAACCTTTAATTTTGCtgattctattaaaaataaaatggataaTCTGAATAATATGCCAATATCTACATTAAGTTTTGAAGCACCAAAACCTTCAGTAACttcaagtattttttctgGATTTAgtactgaaaataaatcaaagaaTAGCCAAGAAACGGCTCCAGAAAAAGATGCAACTGCCTTCAAGTTTAATTCAAAACCAGATACAGCATCAATTTCATCATTCAGTTTTACCACACCcaaagataatatttcaaaatctacAGACTCAGAAACTAAATCTTTTATTTCTATTCCAACTACCACAGTGACTGCGTCATTTAGTTTTTCATTACCGCCCAAAACAAATCCTATAGTAATTAGTGAGCCTGTAGATTCTGCCTCAGTATCTTCCAGCTTTGGAATTGTTAAAACTGCACCTGATTTTTCTACTGCATCAGCAACTGTAGAGAGCACAGTTACTGAAACTACTTCCCAAGTCTCAGAAAGTCCTACTCCAATAATATCTGAACCAGTCACTCCAGAAAATGAAGAGTCTCCTAAATTTCCAGTTACTGCCAGCAATGcacaaatttttgaaattccaTCAACAAGTGTTTCCATTTTTACTGCACCTATTAAATCAACTAGTAATACAAGCATTTTTGGAAATTCAACAACAACAGTAAGTCAAGCAACAATTTTCAGCAGCCCTACTGTTACAAGTGCTTCTTCAGTTTTCAATACCCCTACAACTACAAGTTCCCCAACAATTTTTAGTACACCCACAAATACAACTTGTGCGCCTTCAATATTTAGTACTCCTACAAGTACAACTATTGCTCCTACTATTTTTGGTGCTACTACAAACACAACCAATGCTTCGATATTTAGATCACCAACCAATACAAGTATGGCTCCTTCAATTTTTAGTGCATCGTCTACTACAACCTCATCATCAATCTTTGGAAACTCAATTAAAAGCACTTCATCTATATTTGGAACACCATCTACAACTACTGTGTCTTCTATGTTTGGATCAGTTACAACGACAAATACTACAAGTGGTTTTGGATCCACAGCTCAGACAACTTTTGGTGCTCCTACTACAACAAGTTCTTCAATATTTGGTAATCCAGCTGCTCCTGCTACCACAAGTTCTTCGATATTTGGTAGTCCAGCTGCTCCTGCTACAACAGGTTCTTCAATATTTGGTAGTCCAGCTGCTCCTGCTACAACAGGTTCTTCAATATTTGGTAGTCCAGTTACTCCAGCTACAACAAGTTCTTCAATATTTGGTAGTCCAGCTGCTCCTGCTACAAcaaatacttcaatatttgGTAATCCAGCTGCTCCTACATCATCTGGTTCAATATTTGGTTCAGCATCCACAAACACTTCATCTGTTTTTGGAGCACCAGTTACAACTAGTACAACATCTTCTATTTTTGGATCTCCTTCAACAACAGCTGCATCTAGTGGATTATTTGGATCAGTAGCTGCTGCAGCTAACCAATCATCATTTGGTCAGCCTACATTAGGATTTAGTTCTCCTGGATCAGCATTTGGCAATATGTCTCTTTTTGGCCAATCAGCATGTAGTCCATCACAACCAGCAAATAGCTTTGCCCCTGCTGCTAATCCTTTTGCTGTTAACAAAACTCCATCAAGTACACCATCATTGTTTTCTAACCAAAAATCTGTATTTGGTCAACCACCAGCAAG TACACCTAATTCAGGCTTTGGAGTACCTAATTCAGGATTTGGTGCTACTACCAATACTGGATTTGGTAGTCCTGCTATGGTTGgtcaatcaaataatttaggtTTTGGATCTCCCCCAATGTTTGGTAGTAtgg